Proteins encoded in a region of the Spirochaetota bacterium genome:
- a CDS encoding two-component system response regulator: MNDKKTILVVDDTPEIIRILTASLSGTYRVKAATNGEKALQICSGDSLPDLVLLDVLMTGMDGFDVCRRLKADPATRDIPVIFLTGQTAIEDEKQGLELGAVDYITKPISPPIVMARIETHLKLKMASDFLRDKNLFLEKEVERRTSEVQTLQEVTILALASLAETRDNDTGNHLRRTQLYVQLLAGKLRSHPRFEGFLNDSFITMMFKSAPLHDIGKVGIPDRILLKPGRLDPEEFEIMKKHTILGREAIEHAEHTLGLAVEFLRIAKEIILYHHEKWDGSGYPDGLAGADIPVAARLMALADVYDAMISCRVYKKEMPHEKAIQIINESKGSHFDPVVVDAFIELNEEFRRIAQQHLDADAELKKSLE; encoded by the coding sequence ATGAACGACAAGAAAACTATCCTGGTCGTGGACGACACGCCCGAAATAATCCGGATTCTCACGGCATCCCTGAGCGGGACCTACAGGGTGAAAGCGGCGACCAACGGCGAGAAGGCGCTGCAGATCTGCTCAGGCGATTCCCTGCCGGACCTGGTGCTCCTCGACGTGCTCATGACCGGGATGGACGGCTTTGACGTGTGCCGCCGCCTCAAGGCCGATCCCGCGACCCGCGATATTCCCGTCATTTTCCTCACCGGCCAGACCGCCATCGAGGACGAGAAGCAGGGCCTCGAGCTGGGGGCCGTGGACTACATCACCAAGCCGATCAGCCCTCCCATTGTCATGGCCCGGATCGAGACCCACCTGAAGCTCAAGATGGCCTCGGACTTTCTCCGGGACAAGAACCTGTTTCTCGAGAAGGAAGTCGAGCGGCGCACGTCGGAGGTGCAGACGCTGCAGGAGGTGACCATCCTCGCCCTGGCGTCCCTGGCCGAGACCCGCGACAACGACACCGGCAACCACCTCCGAAGGACCCAGCTCTACGTGCAGCTTCTCGCCGGGAAGCTGAGATCCCATCCCCGCTTCGAGGGATTCCTCAATGATTCCTTCATAACCATGATGTTCAAGTCGGCGCCGCTCCACGACATCGGAAAGGTTGGGATTCCGGATCGGATTCTGCTGAAGCCCGGCCGCCTGGATCCGGAAGAATTCGAGATCATGAAGAAGCACACCATCCTCGGCCGGGAAGCGATCGAGCATGCCGAGCATACCCTCGGCCTGGCCGTGGAGTTTTTAAGAATCGCCAAGGAGATCATCCTCTATCATCACGAGAAGTGGGACGGGAGCGGCTACCCCGACGGGCTCGCCGGCGCCGACATCCCGGTCGCGGCGCGCCTCATGGCCCTGGCCGACGTCTACGACGCCATGATTTCCTGCCGCGTATACAAGAAGGAAATGCCCCACGAGAAGGCGATCCAGATCATAAACGAAAGCAAAGGGAGCCACTTCGATCCCGTTGTTGTAGACGCGTTCATAGAGCTTAATGAGGAGTTCAGGCGGATCGCCCAGCAGCACCTCGACGCTGACGCGGAATTGAAAAAATCGCTGGAATAA
- a CDS encoding response regulator: MLDRIKESFRSQKLDHDTSSAFVREIIFINYRRSRIFSLVLLVIFIILLALDLVNRARGLWSNQWYLNLFYIHLASVIVYLLAILSIFISKPADPDNVTVRHRIGVMAIVVITVLTQILTTMVDQHLSGQISPFVSMAIGLGAIVLMPLISRTLLYAASLILFFIAIGYSQNNPSVASTHYINGSTVIVIGWFLSQVIYRGHRKNFIARQTIKRQDEKIRLSEIEYQRLFENSPIGVFRISTDGTVLAANRALLGMLGFNSIDDMNSAGLSALYAIPADRERLWKKISEAPVAGFETDFARSDGSILPASISGTMIYDETGAPVFVEGTIEDITGRRRSELALREAEEKYRTILESMDSGYYEVDLEGNILFCNPALRNFLGYNEHEIEGVNFRDFMDPDEAPRVFQIFHDLYKTGNSSGDFYWQYTREGRKAAHSAASAYPITNSRGEIVGFRGTARDITALKEAKDAADAANISKSAFLANMSHEIRTPMNAIIGMSHLAMKTDLDPRQRDYLVKIDRAAHSLLQIINDILDFSKIEAGKLDMESIPFHLDDVMANLSTIIGVRAQEKRLELIFDTGADIPNRLIGDPLRLNQVLVNLCSNAVKFTEKGEIVVRSRLLEKAGGAARIEFAISDTGIGMTPEQMEKLFQSFSQADSSTTRRYGGTGLGLSISRRLVEMMGGAIRVESEYGAGSVFRFDAFFKVQEGPDISPARKIKELQGMKVLVVDDTQSSRMILTDMMERLQFAVSSCASGEEALRELERASGAGERYDAVLMDWNMPGMDGLEAGRRIKGDPKLAPAPKIIMVTAYGSERLMKSADDIGLDGFLLKPVSPSAVIDTLMNILPRADEESPAPRQSRRGGDPADIVRNIRGARILLVEDNDLNQQVAIELLEGAGFSVTLAGDGKDATEKMTADFHAVLMDVQMPVMDGYEATRIIRSKREFDGIPVIAMTANAMEQDLKKAREAGMVSHVAKPVDPEKLYRTLAEHIRQDPAKPFDIIPDREPAVDAAAAQAELPAVLPGIDIAEGLGHLAGNRGAYRRLLAHFARNSRMLDDVFMALEARDRQAAARAAHSLKSVAGNLGARELYNASAAAERTLKNESETTEILEALKADHDIVMKGLRQWLSSGAGQPGDPGIEPDGAAWSGALRELRALIADNDAFSHEACEKIIERAPRAVRERLEEIHKALSGYDFDGALSIIDAMTDQGRENP; the protein is encoded by the coding sequence ATGCTTGATAGGATAAAAGAATCATTTCGCTCGCAAAAGCTTGACCACGACACCAGCTCGGCCTTTGTCAGGGAAATCATCTTTATCAACTACAGGCGCTCAAGGATATTCTCCCTGGTGCTCCTGGTTATTTTTATCATCCTCCTTGCCCTTGACCTGGTCAACAGGGCCCGGGGATTATGGAGCAACCAGTGGTATCTCAACCTCTTCTATATTCACCTTGCGTCGGTCATAGTATACCTACTGGCCATCCTTTCCATTTTCATTTCAAAGCCCGCCGACCCCGACAACGTCACGGTACGGCACAGGATCGGCGTCATGGCCATCGTTGTCATCACCGTCCTCACGCAGATCCTGACAACCATGGTGGACCAGCACCTGAGCGGGCAGATATCTCCCTTTGTCAGCATGGCCATCGGCCTGGGGGCCATCGTCCTGATGCCGCTGATCTCACGCACCTTGCTGTATGCCGCTTCGCTGATCCTGTTCTTCATAGCCATAGGCTATTCCCAGAACAACCCCAGCGTGGCGTCCACGCATTACATCAACGGCTCAACGGTGATCGTGATCGGGTGGTTCCTTTCCCAGGTCATCTACAGGGGCCACAGGAAGAATTTCATCGCCCGTCAGACGATCAAGAGGCAGGACGAAAAGATCCGCCTCTCGGAGATCGAGTATCAGCGCCTCTTCGAGAACTCGCCCATCGGCGTTTTCAGGATCTCGACCGACGGCACGGTGCTCGCCGCGAACCGGGCCCTGCTGGGCATGCTCGGGTTCAATTCCATCGACGACATGAACAGCGCGGGTCTCTCCGCCCTGTACGCGATCCCGGCCGACAGGGAGCGTCTATGGAAGAAAATCTCAGAGGCTCCGGTGGCCGGTTTCGAGACGGATTTTGCCCGCTCCGACGGTTCCATCCTTCCCGCCTCCATCAGCGGCACCATGATTTACGACGAGACGGGCGCGCCGGTCTTTGTCGAGGGAACCATCGAGGACATTACGGGGCGCAGGCGGTCCGAGCTGGCGCTCCGGGAAGCGGAGGAAAAATACAGGACCATCCTCGAAAGCATGGACAGCGGCTACTACGAGGTCGACCTGGAGGGAAACATTCTCTTCTGCAACCCCGCCCTGAGGAATTTTCTCGGCTACAACGAGCATGAGATAGAGGGCGTGAACTTCCGCGACTTCATGGATCCCGATGAGGCGCCCCGCGTGTTCCAGATATTCCACGACCTCTATAAAACCGGAAATTCTTCCGGCGATTTCTACTGGCAGTATACCCGGGAGGGGCGAAAGGCGGCCCACTCGGCCGCCTCGGCCTATCCGATCACGAACAGCCGCGGCGAGATCGTCGGGTTCCGCGGGACGGCGCGCGACATCACGGCGCTCAAGGAGGCCAAGGACGCCGCGGACGCCGCCAACATATCCAAGAGCGCGTTCCTGGCCAACATGTCCCACGAGATACGGACCCCGATGAACGCCATCATCGGCATGTCCCACCTGGCGATGAAGACCGACCTCGACCCGCGGCAGCGGGACTACCTGGTGAAAATCGACCGGGCCGCCCACAGCCTGCTGCAGATCATCAACGACATACTGGACTTCTCCAAGATAGAGGCAGGCAAGCTCGACATGGAATCGATCCCCTTCCATCTTGACGATGTCATGGCGAACCTCTCCACGATCATCGGCGTCAGGGCCCAGGAGAAGCGCCTCGAGCTGATCTTCGACACGGGCGCGGATATTCCCAACCGTCTGATCGGCGACCCCCTGCGCCTCAACCAGGTGCTGGTGAACCTCTGCAGCAACGCCGTCAAGTTCACGGAAAAGGGCGAGATCGTCGTCAGGTCCCGGCTGCTGGAAAAGGCCGGCGGCGCCGCCAGGATCGAATTCGCCATTTCGGATACCGGCATCGGCATGACGCCGGAGCAGATGGAAAAGCTGTTCCAGTCCTTCTCCCAGGCCGACAGCTCCACCACGAGGCGGTACGGGGGCACGGGACTGGGCCTCTCGATCTCGCGGCGCCTCGTCGAGATGATGGGCGGCGCCATCCGCGTTGAAAGCGAATACGGCGCTGGGAGCGTCTTCAGGTTCGACGCCTTCTTCAAGGTGCAGGAAGGTCCGGACATATCACCGGCAAGGAAGATCAAAGAGCTCCAGGGGATGAAGGTCCTTGTCGTGGACGACACCCAGAGCTCCCGGATGATACTGACCGACATGATGGAGCGGCTTCAGTTCGCCGTCTCCTCGTGCGCCTCCGGCGAAGAGGCGCTGCGCGAGCTGGAACGGGCCTCGGGCGCCGGGGAGCGGTACGACGCGGTGCTGATGGACTGGAACATGCCCGGCATGGACGGCCTGGAGGCCGGGCGGAGGATCAAGGGCGATCCGAAGCTCGCGCCGGCGCCGAAGATCATCATGGTGACCGCCTACGGCTCGGAGAGGCTCATGAAGAGCGCCGACGACATCGGCCTGGACGGGTTCCTCCTGAAGCCGGTGAGCCCCTCCGCCGTCATCGACACCCTCATGAACATCCTGCCGCGCGCCGACGAGGAAAGCCCGGCGCCCCGGCAAAGCCGCAGGGGCGGCGATCCGGCGGACATAGTGAGGAACATCCGGGGCGCGCGGATACTCCTGGTGGAGGACAATGATCTGAACCAGCAGGTGGCCATCGAGCTCCTGGAGGGAGCCGGGTTCTCCGTCACCCTGGCCGGCGACGGAAAGGACGCCACGGAAAAGATGACGGCCGATTTCCACGCCGTGCTGATGGACGTGCAGATGCCGGTCATGGACGGGTATGAGGCGACCCGGATCATCCGTTCGAAACGCGAGTTCGACGGTATCCCGGTCATCGCCATGACCGCAAACGCCATGGAGCAGGACCTGAAAAAGGCCCGTGAGGCCGGCATGGTGTCCCACGTGGCCAAGCCGGTGGACCCGGAAAAGCTTTACCGCACCCTTGCGGAACACATCAGGCAAGATCCGGCAAAGCCCTTCGATATCATCCCCGACAGGGAACCGGCGGTAGACGCAGCGGCCGCGCAGGCGGAACTGCCGGCCGTCCTCCCGGGGATCGACATCGCCGAAGGCCTCGGCCATCTCGCCGGCAACCGCGGGGCCTACCGGAGGCTCCTGGCGCATTTTGCCCGGAACAGCCGGATGCTGGATGATGTGTTTATGGCGCTGGAAGCGCGGGACCGCCAGGCCGCCGCCCGGGCCGCCCATTCCCTCAAGTCCGTGGCGGGAAACCTCGGCGCCAGGGAGCTGTACAACGCGAGCGCCGCCGCGGAGCGCACGCTGAAGAACGAATCGGAGACCACGGAGATACTTGAAGCGCTGAAAGCGGATCATGATATCGTCATGAAGGGTCTCCGGCAATGGCTTTCGAGCGGTGCCGGACAACCGGGCGATCCCGGGATCGAGCCGGACGGCGCCGCGTGGTCCGGCGCGCTCAGGGAGCTGCGGGCCCTCATTGCGGACAACGACGCCTTTTCCCACGAGGCCTGCGAGAAGATCATTGAGCGGGCGCCCCGGGCGGTCAGGGAGCGCTTGGAGGAAATTCACAAGGCCCTCTCCGGTTATGATTTCGACGGGGCCCTTTCAATAATCGACGCGATGACAGATCAAGGACGGGAAAACCCATGA